In a genomic window of Alkalibaculum bacchi:
- a CDS encoding superoxide dismutase — translation MEFRMIPPGQHVLPPLPYSYDALEPVLGQETLRIHHDKHHKSYVDGLNNAEINLVEARENGDYNLIKYWENELAFNGSGHILHSIYWTIMAPLGAARQVGVQTLNQINMYFGSFQKFKDQFISASDKVEGSGWGVLSWQPTWNRLEILQAGKHQNLTQWSGIPILVCDVWEHAYYLNYQNKRRDYIEAWWDLIDWQEVERRLLYAMKGQVPLTREKEKAYNQSVRSFHPHLG, via the coding sequence ATGGAATTTAGAATGATTCCTCCTGGACAGCATGTACTACCGCCATTGCCTTATTCTTATGATGCTTTGGAACCGGTATTAGGTCAGGAGACTCTTAGGATTCATCATGATAAACATCATAAATCTTATGTAGATGGTTTAAATAATGCAGAAATTAATTTAGTAGAAGCTAGAGAAAATGGGGATTATAATTTAATTAAATATTGGGAAAACGAGCTAGCCTTTAATGGCTCTGGTCATATCTTGCATAGCATTTACTGGACGATTATGGCTCCTTTAGGAGCAGCAAGACAGGTAGGAGTTCAAACCTTAAATCAAATCAATATGTACTTTGGTAGCTTTCAAAAGTTTAAAGATCAATTTATAAGTGCATCTGATAAAGTAGAAGGGTCAGGATGGGGCGTTTTATCTTGGCAACCAACTTGGAATCGATTAGAGATCTTACAAGCTGGAAAGCATCAAAATCTCACTCAATGGAGTGGTATTCCTATACTAGTTTGTGATGTGTGGGAACACGCTTATTATTTAAATTATCAAAACAAGAGAAGAGATTACATTGAAGCCTGGTGGGATTTAATCGATTGGCAAGAAGTAGAAAGACGTTTACTTTACGCTATGAAGGGTCAAGTGCCGTTAACTCGTGAAAAGGAAAAGGCATATAATCAAAGTGTTCGCTCCTTTCATCCGCACTTAGGGTAA
- a CDS encoding FAD-binding oxidoreductase has product MQYEAIDQNDVNYLLSIVGEEGLFVGENNIHDDYSGDELAGIERYPEVLVYPKNTQEISKILKYANENRIPVTSRGQGTGLVGGSVALYGGIMLSTEKMNNILELDEENLTVTVEPGVLLMDLTAFVESHDLFYPPDPGEKSASIGGNVSTNAGGMRAVKYGVTRDFVRGIEFVMPDGTVMNFGGKIVKNSSGYSLKDFVVGSEGTLGVISKLILKLLPLPKHKLSLLVPFKDLSSAIKTVPEIIKSKSIPTAIEFMQGKVILASEEFLGKKFPDNSSDAYLLLQFDGNSKEEIEMNYEKVADICLECGALDVLISDTDERHDSLWTARGAFLEAIKASTTQMDECDVVVPRNKVADFIIFTDQCQKECDIRISSFGHAGDGNLHVYLLRDEMDEETWNKKAAAVFERMYQKAFEMGGAVSGEHGIGFAKLPYLEEEFGEKGMELFRRIKLAFDPNEIMNPGKLGSNYRVSLY; this is encoded by the coding sequence ATGCAATATGAGGCGATTGATCAAAATGATGTGAATTATTTACTATCTATAGTTGGAGAAGAAGGATTATTTGTTGGAGAAAACAATATACATGATGACTATAGTGGAGATGAATTAGCTGGAATTGAAAGATATCCAGAGGTGTTAGTGTATCCCAAAAACACACAAGAAATAAGCAAGATACTAAAATATGCTAACGAAAACAGGATTCCAGTTACAAGTAGAGGACAAGGAACAGGCCTAGTAGGTGGTTCTGTAGCCCTTTATGGTGGAATTATGCTCAGTACAGAAAAGATGAATAATATATTAGAGCTGGATGAAGAGAATCTTACAGTAACTGTAGAGCCAGGGGTACTCCTTATGGATCTTACTGCCTTTGTAGAATCTCACGACTTATTTTATCCTCCAGATCCTGGTGAGAAAAGCGCCTCTATAGGTGGAAATGTATCTACTAATGCAGGAGGTATGAGAGCGGTAAAATACGGTGTAACTAGGGACTTTGTAAGGGGTATAGAGTTTGTTATGCCAGACGGCACAGTTATGAACTTTGGTGGTAAAATCGTTAAAAATAGTTCAGGATACAGTTTAAAAGACTTTGTAGTAGGTTCAGAAGGAACCCTTGGGGTAATCAGCAAATTGATTTTAAAATTATTGCCTTTGCCAAAGCATAAATTGAGCTTACTAGTTCCTTTTAAAGACCTTTCTTCCGCTATTAAAACGGTGCCAGAAATAATAAAGTCAAAGAGCATCCCTACAGCGATTGAGTTTATGCAGGGAAAGGTTATTTTAGCATCGGAAGAATTTTTAGGAAAGAAATTCCCGGATAATTCCTCTGATGCATATCTCTTGCTTCAGTTTGACGGCAATTCTAAAGAAGAAATTGAGATGAACTATGAAAAAGTAGCTGATATCTGTTTAGAATGCGGCGCATTAGATGTGCTTATTTCAGATACAGACGAAAGACATGATTCCTTATGGACTGCTAGAGGTGCGTTTTTAGAGGCCATTAAAGCTTCTACTACTCAAATGGATGAATGTGACGTAGTTGTACCTCGAAATAAAGTAGCGGACTTTATTATCTTTACAGATCAATGCCAAAAAGAATGTGATATTCGAATAAGCAGTTTTGGCCATGCTGGAGACGGAAACCTTCATGTATATCTATTAAGAGACGAGATGGACGAGGAAACTTGGAATAAAAAAGCTGCCGCTGTATTCGAAAGAATGTATCAAAAAGCGTTTGAAATGGGTGGAGCTGTATCAGGAGAACACGGTATAGGCTTTGCAAAATTACCATATCTTGAAGAAGAATTTGGCGAAAAGGGAATGGAACTATTTAGACGAATTAAGTTAGCCTTTGACCCAAATGAGATCATGAATCCTGGAAAGCTCGGTTCTAATTACAGAGTGAGTTTATACTAA
- a CDS encoding electron transfer flavoprotein subunit alpha/FixB family protein, with amino-acid sequence MAKIEIVQKSEISAQEGAAIQEICPFGAIEYIDGKLDISAGCKMCKICTKEKPEYFTYVEDEEREEIDKSLWNGVVVYVEHTYGKIHPVTFELLGKARELAEEINHEVICLFAGYNIADKGGELIQFGADRVYIYDEKELEDYRVEPYAAVFEDFIKHQKPSVVLVGGTTVGRSLAPRVAARFRTGLTADCTSLSIDENTDLAQIRPAFGGNIMAHIKTRDKRPQFATVRYKIFSAMEKDERRAGTIEICSISKELLKSGITVLESKEKPKAKYIEDAEVLVVAGKGIQKEEDLAIIYELADQLGAMVASTRPLIEAGWTDPKVQIGLSGRTVKPKLIITCGVSGSVQFIAGMKNSEQIIAINTDPNAPIFNIANYSVVGDIYEVIPKLLEKLKLEKREKIEVFV; translated from the coding sequence ATGGCAAAAATAGAGATTGTTCAAAAAAGCGAGATTAGTGCCCAAGAGGGAGCAGCAATTCAAGAGATTTGTCCTTTTGGCGCTATAGAATACATTGATGGAAAATTAGATATTAGCGCAGGATGTAAAATGTGCAAAATTTGTACAAAGGAAAAGCCAGAATATTTTACATATGTAGAAGATGAAGAACGAGAAGAAATCGATAAGTCTCTTTGGAATGGAGTTGTAGTCTATGTAGAGCATACATATGGCAAAATACATCCAGTTACTTTTGAACTCTTGGGGAAAGCACGGGAATTAGCAGAAGAGATTAACCATGAAGTAATATGCTTATTTGCAGGTTACAATATTGCCGATAAGGGAGGAGAATTAATTCAATTTGGTGCGGATAGAGTATATATTTACGATGAAAAAGAGTTAGAAGACTATAGAGTAGAACCTTATGCAGCAGTTTTTGAAGACTTTATTAAGCATCAAAAGCCTTCTGTAGTCCTAGTAGGTGGTACAACAGTAGGTAGAAGTTTAGCTCCTAGAGTAGCAGCTAGGTTTAGAACAGGCCTAACTGCAGACTGTACTAGCTTAAGCATCGATGAAAATACGGACTTAGCTCAGATTAGGCCAGCATTTGGTGGAAATATTATGGCTCATATAAAAACTCGAGATAAAAGACCACAATTTGCGACAGTTCGCTATAAGATCTTCTCTGCTATGGAGAAAGACGAGAGAAGAGCAGGCACTATTGAAATTTGTTCTATTTCTAAAGAGTTATTAAAATCTGGAATTACTGTATTAGAAAGCAAAGAAAAACCAAAAGCAAAATACATAGAAGACGCAGAAGTATTAGTCGTAGCAGGTAAAGGCATTCAAAAAGAAGAAGACCTTGCAATAATTTATGAGCTAGCAGATCAATTAGGGGCTATGGTAGCAAGTACTAGACCATTAATAGAAGCTGGCTGGACCGATCCAAAAGTGCAAATTGGTCTTTCAGGTAGAACAGTAAAACCAAAATTAATTATTACTTGTGGTGTCAGCGGTTCTGTTCAATTTATAGCAGGAATGAAGAATTCAGAGCAAATCATTGCTATAAACACCGATCCTAATGCACCAATCTTCAATATAGCTAATTATTCTGTTGTTGGGGATATTTATGAAGTCATACCAAAATTACTAGAAAAATTGAAATTAGAAAAAAGGGAAAAAATAGAAGTATTTGTATAA
- a CDS encoding phosphoenolpyruvate carboxykinase, which translates to MKKEWSISNDKILLNFSMKYCRTEEQVLNSDAFRGVLEHFLKKNKEQPNRIYRLISETLQKNDLERQIFAITKITKLLTIMTSKEISESFPEFSVLYEHKEKFRHLIEAVYKYWRSIERYCIIQEEKGTEGLQNINFIESKQKFDELILNMYRKITNNLSMTTPSVYRQVPAGTNVGLIVGQSIWPIPREYVILKDIPFIKNIVMETPFITYPKRNTRDGFFTEVFTNPIRRAGINTDHFFCYPAKIGNLLAYIFIHRDFLTQGVSLSNLFQMATEQEIAGRKPDLLYVYGGHDSNREPKDVFYVDEVNQMMVGFVTLNEKYDYFGYLKKMSLTLHNILQLRRGNLPIHGAMVNIVMKNGKSSNIVIVGDSGAGKSESIEAFRSLSEDYISDLTIIFDDMGTFHIGRKENKIVAYGTEIGAFVRLDDLDTGYAFKELDRSIFMNPDKINARLINPVATYKDIMQGLPVDILLYANNYTKVKEDESCIDRFKTVQEAIEVFKAGRRMSKGTTTETGLTTSYFANPFGPQQKQDLCDPLIEKFFTKAFETGIFVGQLKTQLGIQGKEKSGPEKAAIDLFKVINE; encoded by the coding sequence ATGAAGAAAGAGTGGTCTATTAGCAATGATAAAATTCTATTAAATTTCTCCATGAAATATTGCCGCACGGAAGAGCAAGTCCTAAATAGCGATGCCTTTAGAGGTGTTTTAGAGCACTTCTTAAAAAAGAATAAGGAACAACCTAATCGGATATATCGCCTTATAAGTGAGACCTTGCAAAAAAATGATCTTGAGAGACAAATCTTTGCAATTACAAAAATCACGAAGCTTCTTACTATTATGACTTCAAAAGAGATTTCTGAGTCTTTCCCTGAGTTTTCTGTTTTATATGAACATAAAGAAAAATTCAGACATTTAATTGAAGCTGTTTATAAGTACTGGAGAAGTATTGAAAGGTATTGTATTATTCAGGAAGAAAAGGGAACAGAAGGTTTACAAAACATCAATTTTATAGAATCAAAACAAAAATTTGATGAGCTTATTCTCAATATGTATCGAAAGATTACAAACAATTTGTCTATGACTACTCCTAGCGTTTACCGCCAAGTTCCAGCTGGTACAAATGTAGGCCTGATCGTTGGTCAAAGCATTTGGCCCATCCCTCGAGAATACGTGATTTTAAAAGATATACCCTTTATTAAAAACATCGTTATGGAAACGCCCTTTATCACTTATCCAAAGCGAAATACTCGTGATGGTTTTTTTACAGAAGTGTTTACAAATCCTATCCGTCGAGCTGGAATTAATACAGATCACTTTTTCTGTTATCCAGCAAAAATAGGGAACTTGCTAGCTTATATTTTTATACACCGAGATTTTTTAACTCAAGGAGTTTCTCTCTCTAATTTATTTCAGATGGCTACAGAGCAAGAAATTGCTGGACGCAAACCCGATTTACTTTACGTTTATGGAGGTCACGACTCTAACCGAGAACCTAAAGATGTGTTTTACGTAGACGAAGTGAATCAAATGATGGTTGGATTTGTAACCTTAAATGAGAAATACGATTATTTTGGCTATTTAAAAAAGATGAGCCTTACTTTACACAATATCTTACAACTAAGAAGAGGAAATCTACCTATTCATGGTGCTATGGTCAATATTGTAATGAAAAATGGCAAGAGTTCAAATATTGTCATCGTCGGCGATAGCGGTGCAGGAAAAAGTGAGAGCATTGAAGCTTTTAGAAGCTTATCTGAAGATTATATAAGTGACTTGACGATTATTTTTGATGATATGGGTACATTTCATATTGGCCGCAAAGAAAATAAAATTGTAGCCTATGGAACAGAAATTGGTGCTTTTGTTCGACTTGATGACTTGGATACAGGTTATGCTTTTAAAGAGCTAGACCGATCTATCTTTATGAATCCAGATAAAATCAATGCTCGATTAATCAATCCTGTAGCTACCTATAAAGATATTATGCAAGGGCTTCCTGTAGATATTTTGCTCTATGCAAATAATTACACTAAGGTAAAAGAAGATGAGTCTTGTATAGACCGTTTTAAAACCGTACAAGAGGCCATAGAAGTATTTAAAGCCGGTAGAAGAATGTCTAAGGGAACGACTACCGAAACAGGATTAACTACTTCCTATTTTGCTAATCCCTTTGGTCCACAACAAAAACAAGATCTTTGCGATCCTCTCATCGAAAAATTTTTTACAAAGGCCTTTGAAACAGGTATATTTGTAGGCCAATTAAAAACTCAACTAGGGATCCAAGGAAAGGAAAAATCCGGCCCTGAAAAGGCAGCTATTGATTTGTTTAAAGTGATTAACGAATAA
- a CDS encoding CooT family nickel-binding protein — protein sequence MCLGKAFVENNNNELNPIMENVSQIAMENGLLVLTSLFGEQCSVSGEVKHIDFGNSKIIIKEAN from the coding sequence ATGTGTCTAGGTAAAGCTTTTGTAGAAAACAACAACAATGAATTAAATCCTATAATGGAAAATGTTTCTCAAATTGCAATGGAAAATGGTTTATTAGTTTTAACTTCTTTGTTCGGAGAACAATGCTCTGTATCAGGTGAAGTAAAACATATTGATTTTGGCAACTCAAAAATTATCATTAAAGAAGCAAACTAA
- the larA gene encoding nickel-dependent lactate racemase has product MSIIKLPYGKDFMEANIPDSRLNAVLESNMHYYKPKKSQEELVVEALENPIGTPRLKDIAVGKNKIIIIASDHTRPVPSKVIMPLMLEEIRRGNPNAEITILISTGCHRGTTKEELISKFGPKIVEEENIYVHDCLDESMLVKIGTLPSGGDLIINKLAVDADLLISEGFIEPHFFAGYSGGRKSVLPGIASRTTVMYNHNAEFIASDYARAGVIEGNPLHKDMLYAARAARLDFIVNVVINAQKEVVYAVAGDVDLAHIEGRNFLNSQCKVQSVPADIAISTNGGYPLDQNIYQGVKGMTAAEATVKEGGVIIMLAKSNDGHGGEQFYKTFQETEDLSKLMEGILATPREKTIPDQWETQILVRILLKNKVIYISDTSDEMIQDMHMIPAHSIEEALEKANEILGNKDGKITVVSDGVSMIVE; this is encoded by the coding sequence ATGTCTATTATTAAACTACCATATGGAAAAGATTTTATGGAAGCGAATATCCCTGATAGCAGATTAAATGCTGTCTTAGAATCAAATATGCATTATTATAAACCTAAGAAGAGCCAAGAAGAGCTCGTGGTAGAAGCTCTTGAAAATCCAATAGGCACTCCTAGGCTAAAAGATATTGCAGTGGGCAAGAATAAAATTATTATCATTGCAAGTGATCACACAAGGCCAGTTCCTAGCAAAGTTATTATGCCTTTGATGTTAGAGGAAATCAGACGAGGAAATCCAAATGCAGAGATTACCATTTTAATTTCTACGGGATGCCATAGAGGTACTACTAAAGAAGAGCTCATTTCAAAATTTGGCCCTAAAATTGTAGAAGAAGAAAATATTTACGTTCACGATTGCTTAGATGAAAGTATGCTAGTAAAAATAGGTACCCTTCCATCTGGAGGAGATCTTATCATCAACAAATTAGCAGTTGACGCAGATTTATTGATTTCAGAAGGCTTTATTGAACCTCACTTCTTTGCAGGTTATTCTGGTGGCAGAAAAAGCGTTCTTCCAGGGATTGCTAGCAGGACTACAGTCATGTACAATCACAATGCAGAGTTTATTGCAAGTGATTACGCTAGAGCTGGAGTCATAGAAGGAAATCCTCTACATAAAGATATGCTTTATGCTGCAAGGGCTGCTAGATTAGATTTTATCGTCAATGTAGTTATCAATGCGCAAAAAGAAGTGGTCTATGCAGTAGCAGGAGATGTAGACTTAGCCCATATAGAAGGGCGAAACTTTTTAAATAGCCAGTGCAAAGTACAAAGTGTTCCAGCAGATATTGCCATATCAACAAATGGAGGATACCCTCTAGACCAAAATATTTACCAGGGAGTAAAAGGTATGACCGCAGCTGAAGCCACAGTAAAAGAAGGCGGTGTCATCATCATGCTAGCAAAATCTAACGACGGTCACGGGGGAGAACAATTCTACAAAACTTTTCAAGAAACAGAAGATTTAAGCAAGTTAATGGAAGGAATTTTAGCAACACCTAGGGAAAAAACGATACCCGATCAATGGGAAACCCAAATATTAGTTCGGATTTTACTAAAGAATAAGGTCATCTATATTTCCGACACATCAGACGAGATGATTCAAGATATGCACATGATTCCAGCTCACTCTATAGAAGAAGCCCTAGAAAAAGCGAATGAGATACTCGGGAATAAGGATGGGAAAATCACTGTAGTTTCTGATGGAGTGTCGATGATTGTAGAGTAA
- a CDS encoding electron transfer flavoprotein subunit beta/FixA family protein has protein sequence MDITVCIKQVPSTSEVEIDQETGNLKRDGVDAKINPYDLFAIEGAVQIKEQTGATINVVTMGPNQAADILHEAFTLGADHGYLITDRKCAGADVLATAKALSEGIKKIGKADLIICGKQTTDGDTAQVGAEIAELLDIPHANNILAIKEIKKESLVVDVDMPTMIQTIEIKLPCLISVDKDLNQPRLPSYKVKKATKNKEITAYGVCDFEDSNEMHYGMNGSATQVIRIFPPTSNSNTESWEGTSDELATKIADKIVELKIL, from the coding sequence ATGGATATTACAGTGTGTATTAAACAAGTGCCAAGTACTTCAGAAGTAGAAATTGATCAAGAGACAGGAAATTTAAAGCGAGATGGTGTAGACGCTAAAATTAATCCTTATGATTTATTTGCCATAGAGGGAGCTGTTCAGATTAAAGAACAGACAGGTGCTACAATAAATGTTGTGACTATGGGACCAAATCAAGCTGCAGATATTTTACATGAGGCCTTCACATTAGGTGCTGATCATGGATATTTAATAACGGACAGAAAATGCGCTGGAGCAGATGTACTGGCTACGGCAAAAGCTTTGTCAGAAGGAATAAAGAAAATTGGAAAGGCAGATTTGATCATCTGTGGAAAACAAACTACAGACGGGGATACAGCTCAAGTAGGTGCTGAAATTGCTGAATTATTAGATATTCCTCATGCCAACAATATATTGGCAATCAAGGAAATAAAAAAAGAATCTTTGGTAGTAGATGTAGACATGCCTACTATGATTCAAACCATTGAAATAAAGTTACCTTGCCTCATTTCAGTAGATAAAGACTTAAATCAACCGAGATTACCTTCTTATAAGGTCAAAAAAGCTACAAAGAATAAAGAGATTACGGCCTATGGCGTTTGCGATTTTGAAGATTCAAATGAAATGCACTACGGCATGAATGGTTCCGCTACCCAAGTCATTCGTATATTCCCACCAACTTCAAACAGTAATACGGAAAGCTGGGAAGGAACTTCCGATGAGCTGGCAACAAAAATTGCAGACAAAATTGTAGAGTTAAAAATATTGTAG
- a CDS encoding 3D domain-containing protein has protein sequence MNLECIRFFFIRKKMIFIGVALFVLTAVLALIFSYRQVIIEVDNQKVQYAYNGNKTVAEVLKANQITVKEEDIVKPARNEVLKDGSVINIDRAIPVRIFVEGEYREIYTTQKEVAKILEDANVVIEDHDIVKPALYASVNRGDNIHVTRVDEKFDTTEIVIKYEKIVKENNSLEEGQFKIVQKGVDGLKTIVEKATYHDGVEFNREVVDEKTLDPVDEIKEVGKRAKLVANRSSTNTPVKGRTITIEATGYCSCHKCCGPYDGSTTASGISPAEGRTVAASKNYSFGTKVYIPYFSNTFVVEDRGGAIQGNRIDIYFSSHQEALRFGRRTLEATIVN, from the coding sequence GTGAACCTAGAATGCATTAGGTTTTTCTTTATCAGAAAAAAAATGATCTTCATAGGAGTTGCTCTTTTTGTTTTGACAGCTGTGCTTGCTCTAATATTTTCGTATCGGCAGGTAATCATAGAGGTAGACAATCAAAAAGTACAATATGCATATAATGGAAATAAAACCGTAGCCGAAGTGCTAAAAGCAAATCAAATCACAGTTAAAGAAGAAGACATCGTAAAGCCTGCAAGAAATGAAGTGTTAAAAGACGGATCGGTTATAAATATTGACCGAGCTATACCTGTCCGTATTTTCGTTGAAGGTGAGTACAGAGAAATATACACTACACAAAAGGAAGTTGCAAAAATTTTAGAAGATGCAAATGTTGTCATAGAAGACCATGATATTGTCAAGCCCGCATTATACGCAAGCGTCAATAGAGGCGATAATATACATGTGACGAGAGTAGATGAAAAGTTCGATACCACAGAAATCGTAATTAAATACGAAAAAATCGTAAAAGAAAATAATTCTTTAGAGGAAGGACAATTTAAAATTGTCCAAAAGGGAGTAGATGGATTAAAGACCATTGTGGAAAAGGCCACCTATCACGATGGAGTAGAATTTAACAGGGAAGTAGTAGATGAAAAAACTCTTGATCCCGTTGATGAAATCAAAGAAGTAGGTAAAAGGGCAAAATTAGTGGCAAATAGATCTTCAACAAACACTCCTGTAAAAGGAAGAACCATAACAATTGAAGCCACTGGATATTGTTCTTGTCATAAATGCTGTGGTCCATATGATGGAAGCACTACAGCATCAGGCATCTCTCCAGCAGAAGGAAGAACTGTTGCTGCTTCTAAGAATTATTCTTTTGGAACAAAAGTATACATTCCTTACTTTAGCAATACCTTTGTCGTAGAAGATCGAGGAGGAGCTATTCAAGGAAATCGAATCGATATTTACTTTAGCAGCCATCAAGAAGCTCTCCGGTTTGGAAGAAGAACTTTAGAGGCGACGATAGTTAACTAG
- a CDS encoding L-lactate permease has protein sequence MWQPIDDPLSNGFLSTILALLPILCVLVCLAILKIKAYKATILSMAIAFVLSVTVWNMPVNFARQAVVEGVITAMWPIIWVIIAAIFTYNITVKTGAMGTINKTLSNISPDQRIQVLILAFAFGGFLEASAGFGTAVAIPASLLAGMGFNPVFAAVICLIANTVPVAFGGIGIPVITLAEVTGLSLEQLSAYTAFQLFFFIIVLPFVLVLVLTKSFKTLKDVFGVCLISGLIFAVLQTLVAIYVGPELAAIVGSLGSLLAIILYVRVFPVKNVWRFPDEREIAAGVSEAEVITGKQQLKSWAPYIALFVLIMSVNLIPALKPLHNIASKVQLYFGPGGKPVSLQWLTTPGTLMFLSAVIGGLIQGKQGRKIHDLVETFIASIKQLIPTIVVVSSIVAMAKLMGYSGMVSVIAVSIATIAGSAYPLIAPLIGALGTFVTGSDTSSNILFGALQTQTALQIGANPAWLAAANTVGASAGKMISPQSIAIAASATSLVGKEGKILNTTLPYCIGYTLLLGIEILVVGWLFF, from the coding sequence ATGTGGCAACCAATTGACGATCCACTATCTAATGGCTTTTTATCGACAATTTTAGCATTATTGCCAATTTTATGTGTTTTAGTTTGTTTAGCAATTTTAAAGATAAAAGCTTATAAGGCGACTATTTTATCCATGGCTATTGCCTTTGTACTCAGTGTGACTGTTTGGAATATGCCTGTAAATTTTGCGCGTCAGGCTGTAGTAGAAGGGGTAATTACTGCTATGTGGCCAATTATATGGGTCATTATTGCAGCCATTTTTACCTATAATATTACAGTAAAAACAGGGGCTATGGGAACGATTAACAAGACTCTTTCCAACATATCTCCTGACCAAAGAATCCAAGTATTAATATTAGCTTTTGCTTTTGGTGGCTTTTTAGAGGCATCTGCAGGCTTTGGTACTGCTGTTGCTATACCAGCTAGCTTACTTGCAGGTATGGGATTTAATCCGGTCTTTGCAGCAGTGATTTGCCTTATAGCCAATACTGTACCAGTAGCTTTTGGAGGAATAGGAATTCCAGTTATTACCCTTGCAGAGGTAACCGGACTGTCTTTAGAACAATTATCTGCTTATACGGCGTTTCAATTATTTTTCTTTATAATCGTTTTACCATTTGTCTTAGTTCTCGTCTTGACAAAATCCTTTAAGACATTAAAAGACGTCTTTGGGGTGTGCTTGATCAGTGGGCTTATCTTTGCTGTTCTTCAGACTTTAGTAGCTATTTATGTGGGACCAGAATTAGCAGCTATAGTAGGTTCTTTAGGATCCTTACTAGCCATCATTTTATATGTGCGAGTTTTTCCTGTTAAAAATGTTTGGCGTTTTCCAGATGAACGAGAAATTGCTGCAGGTGTAAGCGAAGCAGAAGTCATTACTGGTAAGCAACAACTTAAATCTTGGGCACCATATATTGCGCTCTTCGTCTTAATCATGTCTGTCAATTTAATACCTGCCTTAAAACCATTACATAATATAGCTTCAAAAGTCCAACTTTACTTCGGACCTGGTGGAAAGCCTGTATCTTTACAATGGTTAACTACTCCAGGAACATTGATGTTTTTATCTGCAGTCATAGGAGGACTGATTCAAGGAAAGCAAGGAAGAAAAATTCATGATTTAGTAGAGACTTTTATAGCTTCTATTAAACAACTCATTCCAACCATTGTTGTGGTTTCAAGCATTGTAGCTATGGCAAAACTCATGGGTTACAGTGGAATGGTATCTGTTATTGCCGTCTCTATTGCTACTATTGCGGGAAGCGCATATCCTCTTATTGCACCATTAATTGGAGCTTTGGGAACCTTTGTAACAGGCAGTGATACATCTTCTAATATTTTGTTTGGCGCATTGCAAACCCAAACAGCTCTCCAAATAGGAGCTAATCCTGCTTGGTTAGCAGCAGCCAATACTGTCGGTGCCTCAGCAGGCAAGATGATCTCACCGCAAAGTATTGCTATTGCTGCTTCTGCTACCAGCTTAGTTGGAAAAGAGGGAAAAATTTTAAATACTACATTACCTTACTGTATAGGATATACCCTACTACTTGGCATTGAAATACTGGTAGTAGGTTGGCTGTTCTTCTAA